In Candidatus Zixiibacteriota bacterium, the DNA window TTATTCAACCTGTCGGTTTTTCTGTTCACGCTTAAGTTGACTCAGCCGCCAGTACGTGTAAATGACTGGAATGACCTCAAGGGTTAAAAAAGCAGAAGTTATGAGTCCGCCAACCATCGGGGCGGCGATTCGCTTCATAACGTCTGCTCCTGAGCCTGTAGCCCAGAGTAAAGGAATCAGCCCGAAGAGCATAGTACCGACTGTCATCAGCTTTGGACGAACTCGCATAACGGTGCCTTCCATGTGCGCCCAGATAATATCGTCGAGATTGCGAATCTTTCCTGCCTGTTTGCGCTTCTCATAGGCCTGGTCAAGATAGAGAATCATCACAATTCCAGTCTGAGTTGCTAATCCAACAAGGGCAATTATTCCTACCAATGTGGCGGTGGAATAGTGGTAGCCGAGGAAATACATCAGCCAGATGCTGCCGACTAATGCGAAGGGAACGGAAGTGAGGACAATAAGTGTTTCTGTAATATTACGGAAGTTCAAAAATAGGAGCACCATCACAAGAATAAGGGTAATTGGAATAACCAATTTCATTCGCGCAGCCATTTGCTCGTATAGCTCATATTGTCCTGTCCATTTGAGATGGAAGCCCGCGGGCATGTCGATTTCGCGCCTTACAGCGGCCTTTGCTTCATTCACATAACCGCCTATATCACGTTGACTCTGATCAATGTCGACGTACACATAGCCGACCAGCATGCCATCCTCGTCACGAATCATTGGCGGACCAGTGACAATCTTGACTTCAGCAATTTGCCCAAGAGGAATCGATGAACGACCTCGTGATACGTTTGGGTCATTTGCACGACTCCCTCCAGATGAACCAGACGAACTATTCATTGAAGATTTCGACCCTCCGCTCGGGGCAGATTGCAATGCTGAATACGGCGAATTCATAGGTAAGCCGCCCATACTTCCGCTGCCTGTTGAAGGAACTGACATGCCAGAAGGTTGATTGCCGGCAGATATAGATGACATTGAATTTCCACCAGATGACGTGTTTGAAATTGTCGTACTATTTTCTAAAGTCATCGGCAGAGGAACAAGAATCTGTTTCAACTGTTCTAGGTTGCTTCGGTATTCTCGCGGATAACGGACATTAATCGAAAAACGATTTCTACCGTCAACGGTTAAGCCAACCTGCGCGCCGCCAATGGCTGATTCGACAATGTCTTGTACATTTGAAACTGTCAAACCGTATCGAGCGATGGCCTTGCGATCCGGAATTATGTCTATAAAGTAACCGCCGGTGTTGCGATCTGAATAAACACTTCGTGTTCCTTCAAGTTTTGAAAGGGATTGTTCAAGCTGTTTGCCGATGCGTTCGATTTCTTCAAGATTGTTGCCGAATATTTTTACACCAATGGGTGTGCGAATTCCCGTGGAGAGCATATCGATACGTGTCTTAATGGGCATTGTCCAAGCATTTGTCCATCCAGGCATTTGCAGGGCTTTATCCATCTCAGTTGTCAGCTCATTCCACGTGATGTGCCTTGAGTCCGGCCAAATCGGTCGAAATACTGATTTCAGGAAGTCTGGCGACCACGATGAATACCATCGCCTTTGAGGCACTTTCCGCCACTGATCATTCGGTTTTAACTGAACCACTGTTTCGATCATGCTCAGCGGTGCGGGGTCAGTTGGTGTTTCCGCCCGTCCGGCTTTGCCAAAAACAGTTTGGACTTCGGGGAAGGATTTAATAACTCGATCCTGAAACTGTAAATACTGCTTTGCCGCCTCTATAGAAATGTTTGGAAAAGTTGTTGGCATATAGAGCATGTCGCCTTCATTGAGCGGAGGCATGAACTCCGAGCCAATTTTTGGAATCATAGGAAGAGCCGAGAGAATGGCCATAATACCGATTGCAACGGTGGTCTTGGGATTGCGGAGCGCGACATAGACAAATGGTTTGTAGATCCCAATAATAAATCGTGATACCGGATGTCGGGATTCTGGTCGAATTTTCCCCTTCAGTAAGGTGACCATAAGAGCTGGAGCGATCGTAATTGCAGTGATCGCTCCAAAGAACATTGCAAAGGTTTTGGTAAAGGCAAGCGGTTTGAAAAGCTTTCCCCCCTGACCGGTTAGCGCAAAAATCGGAAGAAACGATATTGTGATAATGAGCAGGGCAAAAAATATCGCAGGGCCTACTTCCTTAGCCGCAGCTATGATAACTTCCTTGCGATCAGTTTTATCTGTTGCATGCTCCAAGCGCTTATGCGCATTTTCGACCAAGACAATACTCGCATCGATCATCGCGCCCACTGCAATTGCAAGGCCTCCCAGACTCATAATATTTGAGTTAATGCCCAGCAGATACATTGGAATAAAAGATAGGCCGATTGCAATAGGAAGTGTCAGTATAGGCACAAGCGAGCTTCCGAAATGAAGTAAAAAGAGAATGATAACCAGCGCGACCACAATACCTTCTTCGATGAGACTATGGCGCAAAGTTTCAATACTCCTCTCGATTAATCCGCTGCGATCGTAGACTGTCCTGAGTTCAATACCAGTGGGAAAGGAGGGTTGAAGATCTTTAAGTTTTGTCTTAATCCTCTCGATTACCTCAAGGGCATTTTCGTTGTAGCGCATGACCACGATACCGCCAACAGCCTCTCCGATCCCATCAAATTCACCGAGACCGCGACGCATATCGGGTCCAAGCTTCACTGTTGCAACATTCTGAAGCAGAATAGGCGTTCCCGTTGCTGTTGAACCAAGTGATATCTCGCGAAGGTTATCTATGTTCTTAACATAGCCGCGGCCGCGTATAAAATACTCGCGCTCTGTCATCTCAAGGATACGTCCCCCGACATCCGAATTGCTTTGCCGAACAGCGCTTATAACATCGCTAATTGAAAGACTAAAAGCCTGCAGACGCACTGGGTCGACTTCAATTTGGTACTGCTGCTGGTATCCGCCCACCGTGGCAACTTCGGCGACACCTGGAATTGCAGACAATGCCAATCGGAGATTGAAGTCTTGATACGTCCTCAAATCAGCAAGGCTATGTTGGCCGGACGTATCGACAAGCGCATATTGGAATACCCAGCCAACGGCCGAAGCGTCAGGGCCAAGAAGAGGAGAGACACCTGGCGGCAGTTTCCCCTCGAATTGCTTCATGTATTCAAGAACTCTACTTCGCGCCCAGTATATATCAGTACCATCATCAAAGATGACATAGACGAACGACATGCCAAACATAGAATATCCGCGAACAGCCGAAACTGCTGGGGCGGACAGCAGAGCAGAGACAATGGGGTAGGTAATCTGGTCTTCAACCAAATCAGGGCTTCGACCCATCCATTCAGTCCAGAGAATTACCTGTACGTCAGAAATATCTGGAATCGCATCAAGAGGTATACTTTTGATGGCATACCACGACCCGATAGAAGCAAAAACGGTAGCTATAAGAACTACAGACCGATTGCGGGCACAGAAATCAATAATCGCTTTTATCATTGTGTTCTCTTTTACTCTTTCATTCCGCCGTGACCGGCGTGAGGGTCAGATTGAATCGAGGTCATACCGGCTAATGCGGCCTTCAAGCGGCTCTCTGAGTCAATCAAAAAGTTCGCGCTGTTTACTACAATCTCCCCTTCGCGCAGGCCCGAAAGTATTTCAATTCTGTCATCTGTGCGGCTGCCTGTAGTGATAAGTCGCGGTTCGAAATGGGAAGTATTATGCACAACAAATACATACTGTCGCGAACCTTCATCAACTATGGCGTCTGGCGAGATTGTAAGCGCATCGGCAGCTGTCTGTTTAAACCGAACCGTAACAAACATGCCCGGTTTGAAATGTCCCTCTGGATTCGATAATGGAATCCGCGCTTTGGCTGTACGAGTGCTCTCGTTCAGAGTCGGATAGATAAATTGGACTTTACCTTGTATTGGATTAGCGGATCTGCCAAGGGTGATTTCGGCTGATTGTCCAGAAGAGACTTTGGTAAGGTCTGTTTCGTAGATATCTGCCAATACCCAGACTATGCTGAGATCGGCGACAGTATAGAGGGCTTGGTCGGAGGTGATGGATTGACCCACATTGACCATCTTCTCAAGCACAATGCCGCTAATGGGTGAACGTAAGAGCAGCTCAGGATTAGTTTTTCCAGACTTGATTATTTCTTCTATTTCTTTTTCAGACAACCCAAGAAGGCCAAGTCTGTGGCGTGACGACAAGAGAAGCTCAGTTCTCGTTCTCTTTAATGTGCTGTCGCCAATTGATTGCGCAGCTGATTGGGCGGCAAGAAGAAACTCTTGCTGAGCTTGGAAGAGTTCTGGACTATAAAGAGACAGCAAAGGCTCACCACGTTCGATTCTCTGACCGGTTTCATTTATAAAAAGCTTTTGTACAAATCCATTCGTGCGGATGCTGACTGAAGCCGTTTTCGCTTCGTCAGCAACTATGTAACCAACAGTCTCGATATCTTCGCTCAGACTCTCGTGTTTAACTGTTTCGGTCTTGACGTTGATAAGTTGCAGACGTTGCGGTTCAATAGTCACCGATACCAACCCGGGCACATTGCCAACATTCATATCCATATCGCCATGCATTTCATGCTCTTCTGCATCGCGAGGAATCAAATCCATTCCGCATTTTGGACATTCTCCGGCACTGTCTGAGACAACTTCCGGATGCATTGGACAGTAGAATTTGGCTGAAGAGTTTGTAGCTTTCATCGCTGGCTCAAGATTCATGCCGCACTTGGGGCACTTGCCCATTGTGTCAGAAACAACTTCTGGGTGCATCGGACAGGTGTAGTAAACCGAGGTATCAGAAGTAGAGGTCATGTTTTCGGAAGGGGTATCCGCCATTATATGATCTTTGCCGCCAATTGGAACAAGGCTCATGCCACAGATGGGACAATCCCCAGGCTGATTGCTCACGTATGTGGGATGCATTGGGCAATGGTATTGAATTTTTGCATCGACCGTCGTCTGCCAAGGCGCCAGGTCAAATGCTGTTAGAACCATTACTATGGCAAAGAGGGTCATAGCGCCAAGAAGGCCCCATCGTACAATTGACATCGTTTTCGTACCGGGAGGAGGAGCTTCTTCGCCTTCTGGCATTGCATTTGGGTCATTAAAATTATGTACGTTGTGTTCTTCTGTCATATTGATTTGCCTTACTTATTCGATTGTATTGTTGGGTGAGATAGAAATCTCACCAGTTCGCATTCCCGCTTGAAGTAGTGTCATTGCCAAATCAAGCTTCAGTTGCTCAAGGGATATGGCGTTGTCTTGAACCGCTCTTGCCTGCTGGATTACAGAACTATATGGTGTACGATTGGAAGAATATCCAGACATTCCGATTCGGAGAGCGTCTTCTGAGGCAGGAAGAATGCGGTTCTCATAAAGATGAATTTGTTCCTGAATGCGAATTGCTTTCTCAAATAATGCTGTCAATTCGGCATAAAGTTCACGTCGGCGCTGGGAAAGCTCACGCTCAACGCTTTGACTCATTATTACCATGGAATGAGCCATCTTTTTCTGCGAACGACCATTGAAAAGCGGTAATGATACATTAGCGCCAAAACTGACCATATCATCGCGAGGCATTTCATCACCGCCCATCCCTATATCTGAACCGGAGCGAAATCCGTATTCTGTCCTCAGTTCAATCATAGGCCATGACATCCGTTTGTTGGCTTGTGCTGATAGTCTCAATGACTCACTCTGTCCCTGTAGTCGAATGAGTTCAGGATTATGCTTTTCTGCTTGATTTAGCCAAGCGATGGGCGATGTGGGCACTGGAAGGCTATCCGGCAAGAGCGCGACAACAGGTCGAGATAAATCCTCGTTTCCACGAAGGGCGTTAATTTGAATAGTTGCCTCGATAAGTTCCTGGCTATAATTGATTATTGCAGCTTCATGCCGCCATTTTTCACTTTCAAGCGCCAAGACCTCGTCCTGTCCTGCTAAGTTAGAACTAAATCGAGCATGAGCCGATGCGGTAAGCTGGTCATCAAGAGCATGCTGGCGGACAAGACGCTCCAATGTAGTCTGTCGAAAGTAGAGTTGATAGAACGCCATAATCGAAGCCGACTCCACCTCAAGCTCCTTCATCGCGCTGTCTGCAGCCGCTTGGTCAATCTCCGCAAACGAGGCCTTACGTTCAAAGCCTCGCCTGCCGGAATAGGGGAGCTCCCAAGAAAGACCAAGAGTCTTCATGGTCATTGGGTCTTGGTTAACGTCGAACGAGGTGGGCAAATTCTCAATGCCAACCATAAGCATTGGATC includes these proteins:
- a CDS encoding efflux RND transporter permease subunit, whose product is MIKAIIDFCARNRSVVLIATVFASIGSWYAIKSIPLDAIPDISDVQVILWTEWMGRSPDLVEDQITYPIVSALLSAPAVSAVRGYSMFGMSFVYVIFDDGTDIYWARSRVLEYMKQFEGKLPPGVSPLLGPDASAVGWVFQYALVDTSGQHSLADLRTYQDFNLRLALSAIPGVAEVATVGGYQQQYQIEVDPVRLQAFSLSISDVISAVRQSNSDVGGRILEMTEREYFIRGRGYVKNIDNLREISLGSTATGTPILLQNVATVKLGPDMRRGLGEFDGIGEAVGGIVVMRYNENALEVIERIKTKLKDLQPSFPTGIELRTVYDRSGLIERSIETLRHSLIEEGIVVALVIILFLLHFGSSLVPILTLPIAIGLSFIPMYLLGINSNIMSLGGLAIAVGAMIDASIVLVENAHKRLEHATDKTDRKEVIIAAAKEVGPAIFFALLIITISFLPIFALTGQGGKLFKPLAFTKTFAMFFGAITAITIAPALMVTLLKGKIRPESRHPVSRFIIGIYKPFVYVALRNPKTTVAIGIMAILSALPMIPKIGSEFMPPLNEGDMLYMPTTFPNISIEAAKQYLQFQDRVIKSFPEVQTVFGKAGRAETPTDPAPLSMIETVVQLKPNDQWRKVPQRRWYSSWSPDFLKSVFRPIWPDSRHITWNELTTEMDKALQMPGWTNAWTMPIKTRIDMLSTGIRTPIGVKIFGNNLEEIERIGKQLEQSLSKLEGTRSVYSDRNTGGYFIDIIPDRKAIARYGLTVSNVQDIVESAIGGAQVGLTVDGRNRFSINVRYPREYRSNLEQLKQILVPLPMTLENSTTISNTSSGGNSMSSISAGNQPSGMSVPSTGSGSMGGLPMNSPYSALQSAPSGGSKSSMNSSSGSSGGSRANDPNVSRGRSSIPLGQIAEVKIVTGPPMIRDEDGMLVGYVYVDIDQSQRDIGGYVNEAKAAVRREIDMPAGFHLKWTGQYELYEQMAARMKLVIPITLILVMVLLFLNFRNITETLIVLTSVPFALVGSIWLMYFLGYHYSTATLVGIIALVGLATQTGIVMILYLDQAYEKRKQAGKIRNLDDIIWAHMEGTVMRVRPKLMTVGTMLFGLIPLLWATGSGADVMKRIAAPMVGGLITSAFLTLEVIPVIYTYWRLSQLKREQKNRQVE
- a CDS encoding efflux RND transporter periplasmic adaptor subunit, with translation MTEEHNVHNFNDPNAMPEGEEAPPPGTKTMSIVRWGLLGAMTLFAIVMVLTAFDLAPWQTTVDAKIQYHCPMHPTYVSNQPGDCPICGMSLVPIGGKDHIMADTPSENMTSTSDTSVYYTCPMHPEVVSDTMGKCPKCGMNLEPAMKATNSSAKFYCPMHPEVVSDSAGECPKCGMDLIPRDAEEHEMHGDMDMNVGNVPGLVSVTIEPQRLQLINVKTETVKHESLSEDIETVGYIVADEAKTASVSIRTNGFVQKLFINETGQRIERGEPLLSLYSPELFQAQQEFLLAAQSAAQSIGDSTLKRTRTELLLSSRHRLGLLGLSEKEIEEIIKSGKTNPELLLRSPISGIVLEKMVNVGQSITSDQALYTVADLSIVWVLADIYETDLTKVSSGQSAEITLGRSANPIQGKVQFIYPTLNESTRTAKARIPLSNPEGHFKPGMFVTVRFKQTAADALTISPDAIVDEGSRQYVFVVHNTSHFEPRLITTGSRTDDRIEILSGLREGEIVVNSANFLIDSESRLKAALAGMTSIQSDPHAGHGGMKE
- a CDS encoding TolC family protein — encoded protein: MVPQIGIEICIRVVASLLFLNGIADAQVTNETPDVLYADTLTISSLLSQVLERNDRLAASRLMIESAREKSSASGAWTDPMLMVGIENLPTSFDVNQDPMTMKTLGLSWELPYSGRRGFERKASFAEIDQAAADSAMKELEVESASIMAFYQLYFRQTTLERLVRQHALDDQLTASAHARFSSNLAGQDEVLALESEKWRHEAAIINYSQELIEATIQINALRGNEDLSRPVVALLPDSLPVPTSPIAWLNQAEKHNPELIRLQGQSESLRLSAQANKRMSWPMIELRTEYGFRSGSDIGMGGDEMPRDDMVSFGANVSLPLFNGRSQKKMAHSMVIMSQSVERELSQRRRELYAELTALFEKAIRIQEQIHLYENRILPASEDALRIGMSGYSSNRTPYSSVIQQARAVQDNAISLEQLKLDLAMTLLQAGMRTGEISISPNNTIE